Sequence from the Streptomyces peucetius genome:
TGGTGTCGACACAGCCGATCGCTGTCCCCGCCGCCTGCATGTTGCTGTACGTCCCGTTCTCGGAGCGGCCGTTCAGCGCGTCGGAGAAAGCCATCAGCAGGCCCCCGTTGCCGCCGTCGGCCTCGTCGAGGGCCTGTTCCAGCAACTTCCAGTACTCCTGCGAGTACAGGGCCTGGATGATGCCGTTCGCCGCCTGGCCCTCCGTGAGCATCCGCTCTCCGATGCCCTGGATCGGCTTCTTGTCGAGCCGGGCGAGGAAGCCGATGATCCAGTCCTCGATCTCCTGCACCGACGAACCGGGAAGCCGGCAGTCGTCGCCGCGGTCCAGGCAGTCCTCCGCGAAGTTGGTGAGAGCCAGCTGGAAGCCCCTGACCTGGCCCAGAGCGCCCTGGACGGTGGTCAGCGTCGGGTCGACGACGGCGTCGAACACGGCCCGCCCGACGTTCTTCGGATACAGGTGGGCGTAGACGCCGCCCAGTTCGGTGCCGTACGAGATGCCGAAGTAGTACAGCCTCTCGTCGCCGAGAACCTGGCGCATCAGATCCAGGTCCCGAGCGGCGTTGATGGTGCCCACGTACGGCAGTTCGTCGCCCGAGTTCTCCTCGCAGGCGTCGGTGAACCTCTCGATCCCCTCCAGGAACTCCTTCTCCTCGGCGGGGTCGTCCGGCGTCGGGTCCTCGGTGGCCAGCTGGTCGAGCTCCCTGTCGTCGAGGCACTCCACGGGCACGCTACGGCCCACGCCGCGCGGATCGAAGCTCACCAGGTCGTAGCGGCCCCGCAGATCGTCGTACTCGGTGGCGAGAGACGGCAGCGTGTGCACGCCGGAGGCGCCCGGTCCGCCGAAGTTGAAGACGAGAGAGCCGATGCGGTTCTCCTGGTCACGCGCCGGTGCCCGGATCAGCGCCAGCTCGATGGTCTCGCCGTCGGGCTTGCCGTAGTCGAGCGGGACGTCCATGAACGAGCACTCCCACCCCGTGCCGCCGGGCAGCGGCGACGGCGACGGCCCGCCGCCCTGCGCTTCCGAGGGGGCGGGGCACGGGCGCCACTCCAGCTGCTGGGCGGCGAGGTCCTGCGGCCGGTCCTCGTCGCCGTTCCCCCCGTCGGAGCAGCCGGCCGCGGCCAGCAGTACGGCTGTCACTGTGGCGGCGGCCGCCGTGCGCGCCGCGGTGGAGAACTTCGGCATGCAGCCATCGTGCGCCGCCTCGCCGGGCCCCGCACGGGCTGGACGACCCCCGGCCCCCATGCGGGTGTCCGGCCCGTGCGCTGCGCCGTACGGGTGAGGCCCGGGGCGGGACGTTCCTTCAGAGGTGTCAGAGGGAGCCCTTGCGGGTGAGGTGCGTGAACGCGAACCAGCCCGGCATGACCGGCAGCCACAGAGTCATCGTCCGGTACAGCAGCACCGCCGGTGCGGCGACCTCCTTCGGTACGCCCACCAGCACCAGACCGCCCAGCAGCGCACCCTCGACGGCGCCGACACCGCCGGGTGTCGGCGCGGCGGAACCCAGTGCGTTGCCCGCGAGGAACACCACGGCGATGCTGGCGTAGCTCACCGGCTGGTTGCCGCCGTCGAAGGCCCGGACCGACGCGTCCAGGCACAGCACGAACACCGCCGTCAGCAGCAGCATCCCGCCGATGCCGGTGAGCAGCTTCAGCGGCCGCTGCAGCACGTCGAGCATCCGCGGCACCACCCCGGCGAACAGGGACCTCAGCCGGGTGGAGACGAACTTCCGCAGGAACGGGATCGCCGTCACCACCAGCACCAGCACGGCCACCGTCAGCAGACCGGCGATCACGGTCCTGGACGGGGTGAGCGACGCCGTCTTCTCCGTACCGGTGAGATAACCGAACGACAGCAGCAGCAGGATGTGGGCACCGAGACCGAAGAGCTGCGACGCGCCGACACTCGCGACCGCCAGGCCCGGCCGGACCCCCGAGCGCTGCAGGAACCGGGTGTTCAGGGCGACACCGCCGACCGCCGCCGGTGCGACGATCTTGACGAACGATCCGGCGACCTGCGCCATCACGGTCCGCAGGAACCCGACCCGCTCCGGGACGAACCCCAGCAGGCTCATCGCGGCGGCGAAGTAGCTGAGCGCGGAGAACAGGGCGGCGGCAGCCACCCAGCCCCAGTGCGCGTTGGCGAACACGGTGCCGAAGTCGATCCCGGCGATCTGCGACAGCAGGAAGTAGGCAGCGACGGCGCCCGCGATGAAACTGACGAGCGTGCGGGGCCTGATCCGCTCCAGACGGACCGGCTCGACCGGCGCCTGCGGCCTGATCAGCAGCACCTGCCGACGGATCTGGGAGAGCAGATCCTCCTCGCGCACCTCCTCCATCGCCTCGTCCATGGCCCGCTTGTCGGCCTGCTTCTCCGCGCGCTCCACCTTTCTGGCCGCCTTGCGGTCGTCGGCCGCCGGCTCCCCGGTACGGGCGCGCTTCGCGGACTCCGACGCCTCCAGCACCGCCTCGCGCTCACGGTGCGCCCGCTCGCGCGCCTGCTGGCGCAGGGTTGCCCTGGTCGAGCGGCTCAGCGCGATCGGCTGGAGCAGCGGCAGACAGTCGGCGACCTTGTCCGGGCCGAGCACGTCGACCGCCGCGGTCACCGCGCGGCCGGCGCCCACCCGCAGCCCGAGGGTGGTCAGCAGCTGGGCGATGTCCATCCGCAGCACCATGTCGCCGGCGGCGATCTCGCCGCCGCGCAGGTCCGTGAGGATCACATGGCCGCCCGGGCCCACCAGGATCGCGTCACCGGCCAGCCGGCGGTGCGCGATGCGGCGCGACTGGAGCGCCTTCACCTGCCGCCAGGCGCCGCGCACCACGTCGTCGGTGATCTCGGCGTCGCTCAGGGAGTCGAGGGAACGGCCGCCGGAGTGCTCGTACACGAGCATCACGGCGTCGGGGCCGAGCTCGGAGGTGGCGATCAGCTTGGGGGCGTTGGCGCCTGCGGCGATCGCGGCGTACGCCAGCAGCGCCTCCTGCTCCAGCGCCTGGCGCAGCGACTGGATGGAGCGGCGGGTGGTGATGGAACGCAGCGTCAGCCGGCGCCACACCCGGTAGAAGAAGCCCTGCGCCTGCTGTTCGCGGTCGACGACGGTGACGTCGAGCGGCGGGCCGTCCTCGAGGGACACCAGATAGCGGCGGCCGCGGTCCTGGTCCGCGTTCTCCGGGACGTCGTCCTCGGCGCGCATGGCGGTCACCGGGCGGAAGCCGACGTGGCGCAGACCGGCGAGCAGGTTCTGGCCGGTGGGCCGGACGTTCGGCGAGCCGACGGCGTACAGGGTGCCGTACGCGACGGTCCAGCCGAGCAGCACCGTCAGCAGCACGGAGAAGGGGGTGGTGTAGCCGGCCACCAGCATCGCGAAGGCGTCGAGCATCAGCACCATCCACAGCACGACGCGCCAGCGTGGTCTGCGGGCCATGCCCACGGCCGTCATGTACGCGATGACCGGCGCGAGATATCCGTGCACCGGATCGGTCAGCTCGCCACTGGTCTGCTGCTGGGTCAGGGCGTCCTGGAGAGACCCCGGGGCGCTCTTGGACACCCACAGGTCGGTGGCCAGGGTGACCCCGTGGGCGAGGACCGCGGCGAGCACGCCGTCCGCGATCCGCAGCCCGTCACGTTTGACCAGCCGTTCGATGGCGAAAGCGACGGGGACCAGGAGGACGGCGATGCTGGACGCCAGTCCGGCGATCTTGACCAGCAGGTCGGGGGCCTGGCCGGTGCCCTTGTTGATGTCCTGTTCGAGGCCCGTCGTGGTGCCCTGGGCGAACGCCGCGACGGCCAGGACGACCGCGATCGCGAGGATGCCGATCAGCAGCCGCATCAGGTCCGACGGGCGGTGCACACGAGCGGCGAGCAGCGGCTCGTCCCCGGAGAGCCGGTCCGCGTGGGCGACTTCCGTCTCCCCGCCCGGGGCCGGTGTTTCCGGGTGCGGCTCCGAGCCAGGGGTGCCTGCTGCCTTCGAAGGCTTCACGCCCTGATCCTTCGCCGTCTCGGTCTCTTCTTGATCTCGTATCACCAGTCACCGCCCGCATGATGGTGGCACGACCGGCCGACAGAGGGGGGCATCAGGGTGCAATGCGGGGGTTCGAGGCGCGTACGGTACACCTCTTTGCCGCCCCTGTGCCGATTCGCCCTCCGGCCGCCGGGGCGCTCGGGACCACGGCACTGTCGGTGCCGTACGGCAGGATGGGTCGGATGGACGAGCTGCCTGAGTACGCCGAGCGGGTTCTGGAGGTCGCCGAGCTGATCCCGCCGGGCCGGGTCATGACCTACGGCGACGTCGCGGAGTGGCTCGGAGAGGCGGGGCCCCGCCAGGTCGGCCGGGTCATGGCGCTGTACGGCGGCGGCGTGCCCTGGTGGCGGGTCGTGCGCTCCGACGGGGTCCTGCTCCCGGGCCACGAGCTGCGCGCCCTGGAGCGGTACCGCGAGGAAGGGACTCCGCTGCGCGGAGCGTCCCGCGCCGCACAGGGCCATCTGCCGCGTCTCGACATGAGACGCGCACGGTGGGACGGCGTCGGGGCGGCGCACAGCGACGAAGCTCACATATGACAGCTTCCGCCAAGCGGCGACCGTACGGGGAGTGCGAAGACCGTCCGAGGGACGGGACGACCCCGCCGCCCGCACACGGACGGCTGGCGTAGCGTCTTCGGCGCGCGGCACGCAGCGCAGTCTCACCACCAGCAGACCCAGGACCGGCGATCCACGTGAGCTCCTCCTCCACCACCGGGCGTACGCCGTACCCACAGCAGGTACGGCAGGGGGTTCCTCCGCGCCCGCCAGGCCGCAGGGAGGGGACACCGGGCGCTTACCGGCTGGTGCGGACCCCTCCGGGTCCGGTGGTTCCCCCTCTCCTGGACGCAGCTCAGCGCGCTGTGGTTGACCATGGAGAAGGGCCGCTGCTGGTCCTCGCCGGGCCGGGCACGGGCAAGACGACCACGCTCGTCGAGGCCGTCGCCGCGCGCATCGCCCAAGGCGTGGACCCGTCACGCATCCTCGTCCTCACCTTCAGCCGCAAGGCGGCGGTGGAGCTGCGCGACCGGATGGCGCTGCGGCTGGGCGGCACACGCGGCCCGCAGGCGACGACGTTCCACTCCTTCTGTTACGCGCTGGTCCGCGCCAACCAGGACGCCGATCTGTTCTCGGAGCCGTTGCGGCTGCTGTCCGGCCCCGAGCAGGACGTCGCCGTCCGCGACCTGCTGGCCGGCCAGATCGGCCTGCCCGGCGGCGTGCGATGGCCCGACGAACTGCGGGCCTGCCTGACCACCCGCGGCTTCGCCGACGAGGTGCGGGCCGTGCTCGCCCGGAGCCGGGAGCTGGGCCTCGGCCCCGACTCCCTCGCCCGCTTCGCGGCCCGCACCGGGCGGCCCGACTGGGCGGCCGCCGCGTCGTTCCTCGCCGAGTACCTGGACGTCCTCGACCTCCAGGGCGTGATCGACTACGCGGAGCTGGTGCACCGGGCGGTGCTGCTGGCCGAGGAGGCGCCCCTCCCGTCGTACGACGCGGTGTTCGTGGACGAGTACCAGGACACCGACCCGGCCCAGGTGAGGCTGCTGAGGGCGCTCGCGGGCGGCGGCCGGACTCTGGTCGCCTTCGGCGACCCGGACCAGTCGATCTACGCGTTCCGCGGCGCGGACGTGAACGGCATCCTCGACTTCCCCGACGCCTTCCCGCGGGCCGGCGGCAGGCCCGCGGACGTCGCGGTGCTCACCACCTCCCGGCGCAGCGGGGACGTGCTGCTGGAGGCGACCCGTCTGCTGACCCGCCGGATGCCGTTGACGCGGCTGCCGTCCGACAAGGTGCGCGCCCACCGCGAACTGTCGGCCGCCCGCGAGGGCGGCCGCATCGAGGCGTACACCTGTCCCACGGCCTCGGCGGAACTCGACAACGTCGCGGACATCCTGCGCCGCGCCCACCTCGAGGAGGGCGTCCCGTGGCACGAGATGGCGGTCCTCGTCCGCGCCGGCGGCCGCACGATTCCGTCGATCCGGCGCGCCCTGACGTCGGCGGGCGTCCCCCTCGAGGTCGACGGCGACGACGTCGCCCTCCGCCACGAACCGGCGGTGGCGCCGCTGCTGACCGCCCTGCGCACGGTGGCGACGGCCGCGTCGGGGCGCGCGGCGGGGGCGGGGCCCGGCGGCGGCCTGGCGGGACCGGCCGCGGAGGCCGGCGCGGTGCTGCCCGGCGGGACTGGTTCGGCGGGCGCGGAGCCCCGCGCGGCGCTGCCCGGTGGGGCCGATTCGGCGGGCGCGAACGGTGTGGCAGGAGCGAGGGCTGCGGACGCTGTGGCGGGAGCCGCGAGCGCTGACGGCGTGGCAGGTGCGGCGGACGCGGACGATGTTGTCGCGACAGCGGACGTCGTGGCGGACGCGGCGACCCCGTCGTGCGACGGGGCTGGGGAGACCGAGCGCCGGGCGGTCCCGGCGCCCGGCGTCACGGAGGCGCCGTCCGGTGGTGATGCGGCCGATGCGGCCGGCAGTCCTGACGCGGACGAGGTCTGGATAGACACCGAGACCGCGATCACCCTTCTCACCTCCCCGCTGGGCGGCATGGACACCGCCGACCTCCGCCGCCTCGGCCGGGCCCTCCGGGACGAGGAGCGGGCCGGGGGCAACCCGCTGCCGCCGCCGTCCGACCGGCTGCTCGCCCGCGCCCTCGCGGAGCCCGAGCGTCTCGTCGCGCACGACCCCGCGTACGCGCGCGGCGCCCAGCGGCTCGGTGCGCTGCTGCGCAAGGCGCGTGAGCTGCTCGAGGGCGGCGGCACGGCCGAGGAGGCCTTGTGGCTGCTGTGGGACGGCACCCCCTGGCCCGGCCGCCTGGAACGTGCCGCGTTCCGCGGCGGTGCGGCCGGCCGTAACGCGGACCGGGACCTGGACGCCGTCTGCGCCCTCTTCGAGACCGCCGCCCGTGCCGAGGAACGCACCGGCGGCCGTGGCGCCCTCAACTTCATCGAGGAGCTCGAGGCCCAGGACATCGCCGCCGACACGCTCTCCGGGCGCGAGGCCCGGCCGGACGCCGTACGGCTGATGACGGCCCACCGTTCCAAGGGCCTGGAGTGGAGCCTGGTCGTCGTCGCGGGGGTGCAGGAGGGCCTGTGGCCCGACCTCCGTCGCAGAGGCTCCCTCCTGGAGGCCGACCGCATCGGCCGGGACGGTCTCGCGGAGCCGCTCACCCCCGGTGCGCTGCTGGCCGAGGAGCGCCGGCTCTTCTACGTGGCGGCCACCCGCGCCCGCGACCGGCTTGTCGTCACGGCGGTCAAGGCCCCGGCGGACGACGGCGATCAGCCGTCCCGTTTCCTGGCCGAGCTCGGCGTGGAGCCGCGCGACGTCACGGGCCGTCCGCGCCGTCCACTCGCCGTCGCCCCGCTCGTCGCGGAGCTCCGTGCGACCACCGTCGACCCGGCGGCCTCGCCCGCGTTGCGGGAGGCCGCCGCCCGCCGGCTCGCCCGCCTCGCCGCCCTGACGGACGAGGAGGGCCGGCCGCTCGTGCCGGCCGCCCACCCCTACCGCTGGTGGGGCCTGTACGACGCCACGCACAGCGCGAAACCGCTGCGGGACCGGGACCGGCCGGTCACCCTCTCGGGCAGCGCGCTGGACCAGCTGGCGAACAGCTGCGCTCTCCAGTGGTTCCTCGGCCGTGAGGTGAAGGCGGACGCGCCGGCGACCGCCGCCCAGGGCTTCGGCAACGTCGTGCACGTACTCGCCGACGAGGTCGCCTCCGGCCGTACCCCCGCCGATCTCGCCGTCCTCATGGAGCGTCTCGACTCGGTGTGGGACGCGCTGGTCTTCGACGCCCCGTGGAAGTCGCAGCAGGAGAAGGAGCACGCGCGGGTCGCGCTCGAACGTTTTCTGCGCTGGCACGTCACGGACCGCGGCGGGCGCACCTCCGCCGCGACGGAGCACGACTTCGACGTGACCCTGGCCGCGGGCGAGTTCGAGGTGCGTATCCGGGGGTCCATGGACCGCGTGGAGAAGGACGAGCAGGGCCGCGCGTACGTCGTCGACTTCAAGACGGGCAAGCAGGCGCCCACGAAGGACGAGGTCGCCCGCCATCCGCAGCTCGCCGTCTACCAGATCGCCGTCCGCGAGGGCGCGGTCGACGAGGTCTTCGGCGGCCGGCCCGAGCCGGGCGGCGCCGAGCTCGTGCAGCTGCGTCAGCCGGCCGCCAAGAAGGAGGGCGGCGAGGCCCTGCCCAAGGTGCAGGCCCAGGAGGCGCTCGCGGGCGAGTGGGTGGGCGACCTGCTCGCCACCGCGGCCGGCCGCGTGCTCGACGAGCGCTTCACTCCCTCCACCGGCCAGCACTGTGCGCACTGCACCTTCCGCGCCTCCTGCAGCGCGCAGCCGGAGGGCCGCCAAATAGTCGAATGAGCCGAACGGCCGGTGTGTTTGTCACGCGGCGTCACATTCGCCCCGATCCAATGGAGTCCGGCCCGGTCGCCGACGGCCGACGGCCGGGGACCATGCGGATCTGCGAGGAGAGACAACATGACGGCCAAGCGGAAGTCCCTGGCCACGGCGATGGCCTGCGCGAGTGCCATCGTCGTGCTGGCGGGTTGCTCCCAGGACGGCGACATCAAGGCCAAGGGGGCCTCCGGGGACCGGAACGATCCGGTGGCCGCGACGAGCGGCGGTTCGCTGGAGGGTCTGAACGCCGGGCAGATCGCCGACAGGGCGGTCGAGGCCACGAAGGCCGCCGGATCGCTGACCATGGCGGGCCGGATCGAGAAGGACGGTGAGCCGTTCTCCGTCGACCTCGCCCTGGACTCCGCCCAGAACTGCACCGGCCGGCTCGGCGTCAAGGGAGGCAGGGCCGAGCTGCGCCAGGTGGCCGAGACGATGTACCTGAAGGGCGACAGGCAGTTCTGGAGTGCCTCGTTGCAGGAGCGTTCCTCCGCCTCGCCCGACGGGTCCGGCAACGACGCCGTCGTGGAGCTCATGACGGGCCGCTGGATCAAGATGCCCGCGGGGAGCATCAAGGACATGGACCGCCTCTGCGACCTCAAGGCGATGTTCGCCCGGATGGACGTGGACGAGGCGGACCGGAAGCGGATGACGAAGGGCCCGGACGCGAAGGTCGACGGCGTACCGACGGTGACCCTCGTGAAGAGGCAGCAGGGCACGACCACGACCGTCCATGTCGCCAAGGAGGGCAAGCCCCATGTCCTCAAGATCGTCAGGGCGGGTGGCGACGAGACCGGCACGATCGTCCTCTCCGGCTACGGCAAGCCGGTCCAGGTCGAGGCACCGCCGGCGGACGAGGTCGTCGACCTGGACAGCCTGACCGGGCGCGACGGCCTCGGGTTCGAGGCGGGCGAGACGCACACCGGGGAACAGTCGGGCGACCGGAGCGGCACGGACGGGGAGTCCGGCACCGGGCCGGACATCGGCCTCGGGGCCGGTACGGACGGGGGGACAGGCTCCGGGACCGACTCCGAAACCGATTCCGAAACGGACTCCGGGAACGATGCCGGGTACGGGACCGGGGCGGACGTTGACCCAGACACCGGCAGCGACTCCGGAACGGGCGCCGACGCCGAGTCCGGGGGCGATGTCGAGTCCGGCGGTGACACAGAGCCGGGTGACACCGGTACCGACACCGGATCGGGCGCCGGGACCTCCGCGGACAGCGAGACCGCTTCCTAGGCGGCTTCCGGGCATATCGGGAGACATGGGGACCACCGCTGATGCTGATCGGAAAATCGAGGTTCGGGAGGGCAGGCGGCAGCATCCGGGCCGCTTGCGGACCGGATGTCGGGGCGGGCTCTCTCAGGCGGATACGGGTTGGAGGGTGACCTGGTGGCCGAGGGCCTGGAGCTGGCGGACGAGGTCGCGGGTCTTGCGGGCGGGATTGAGATGGCGTTGGTGCCAGTCGGCGCCGAGCTCCTGGTAGGAGGCGTCCGGGTCATTGATCAGGTGCCAGGTGATGACGAGTATCGAGCGGGCGACGGCGACCAGGGCCTTGGCGTGTCCGCGGCGTTTGACGATGCGGCGGTAGCGGGCGCCGAGGAAGGTGTCGGTGCGGGCGGCGGCGTTGGCAGCCTCGCCGAGGGCGCCCTTGAGCCAGGGGTTGCCCTGCCCGGCCGGGCCTGCGGTGCTCTTCGCGCCGGACTGGATCGTGCGAGGGCATAACTTCGCCCAGGACACCAGATGTTCGGGAGTGGGGAAGCGGCTCATGTCCGCGCCGATCTCGGCGAGGATGATCTGTGCGGTGGCCGGCCCGATCCCGGGGACGGCATCCAGCTTCTCGGCCAGGGCGCGGGCGTTCACACCACCGGCGGACGGTCCCACTTCCGGGTCGTCGTGTGGGGTGGTGATGTTCTCCAGCGTGTGGGCGATGAGCCGGTCGAGTTCCTGGATCTGTGCGGTGAGATGGTCGACGGTGCCCAGCAGCACCCCCAGCAGCCGGGCGTGGTGGTCCTCGAACTGTCCGGTCAGGGCCTCGGCGAGGGCCGCCTTCTTCTTTACCAGGTTGCCTTTGGCGAGGTCGGCGAGGGCGCGGGGGTTGCGTTGGCCGGCGACCAGGGCATCGAGCATGGCCCGCCCTGACATGCCGAACAGGTCCGAGACGACGTCGGACAGTTTGATCTGCGCGTCCTGGAGGGCTTTGTCCACCCGGTGCTTGTGGCGGGTGCGTTCCTGGACGAACACGGTGCGGGTGCGGGTGACGTCCCGCAACTGCCGGACGGGCTTGGGCGGGACGAACGAGGCGCGGACCATGCCGCGTTCGGCGAGCTTGGCCAGCCAGACCGCGTCCAGCTTGTCGGTCTTCGGGCGCCCGGGGACGTTCTTCACGTCGCGCGCGTTGACGAGCCAGCAGTCCAGGCCGCGGGCCTCCAGCAGGTAGAAGAACGGGCGCCAGTACGAGCCCGTCGCTTCCATGACGACCCGCTCGACGCCCTGGCAGACCAGCCGGTCGCCGAGCTCCAGGATCGCGTTGGTGGTCGAGGCGACCGTCCAGACCTGCTGGACACGCCGGCCCTCGATAGTGTCGTGCGGGACGCGCAGGCAGACCATCCCGGATGCCTTGGCGATGTCGATCGACGCAACCCGCGCGACCGTGCCGTCGTCGTGGTCTTCTCTCAATTCCTCCATGCCGTGCCCCCTGTTGTACTGGTTCGGGCAGAGGCTGCCCGGGGAGCCTGAGGGGGAACGGAGAAGCTGATCGGCGTGCTCAAGGCGACAGTGTGCGGCCCCTCGGACGGCTCCCTCACCAGACTCCTATGCGGGCTCACAGCCCAGACATCAAGCGGCGTCGGCGGACAGCCCCTGTACCGATTTTCACGCCCGCGGGGCGTCACCGCAGGTGAACGGTCGACTCCTATTGGCTGTCAAGCGGCGGTGAGCCAGTCGCGGTAGGTGCTGGCGAGGTCGTCGTCCCGGCGGGTTCCTCGTTCGAGGGTGGAGATCGTGGCGGGCCAGACCCCGAAGTGGCGGGCTGCTGTGGTGAGGGTGATGTTCTTCGATTGCCGTAGGGGACGCAGATCGGCGATCGAGGGGACGGCGACCGTGGTGGTCAGGCAGCGGAACATCTCCCGGGCGATGGCCCGTTTCAGCAGCCGGATGATCTCCTTCTTCGTTCGGCCGGCGGCGGTCTGCCGTGTCACGTAGTCGCGGGTGCGGGGATCGCTGGACATGCGGACCAGGGCGATGCGGTAGAGAGCTGCGTTGGCCGCCCGGCCGGAGCCATGAGAACAGGTTCCGGCGGCCGGACAGAACAGCACGGGGACAGCCCAGCAGGGCGTCAGTCAGTGGCTGGGCCACGATCACCGGAACCTGAGTATCAGCATCAATGTCAGTGGTCCCCGTTAGCCTCTACGAGGTGACCGCACGTATCACCGACCCCGAGCAGCTCAAGGAGCTCCTCGGCATCCCCTTCACCCCGGAGCAGACGGCCTGCATCACCGCGCCGCCCGCACCGCAGGTCATCGTGGCCGGGGCCGGTTCGGGGAAGACGACGGTCATGGCGGCCCGGGTGGTCTGGCTCGTGGGCACCGGGCAGGTGGCTCCGGAGCAGGTCCTCGGCCTCACGTTCACGAACAAGGCTGCGGGCGAGCTCGCCGAGCGTGTCCGCACCGCCCTCGTCCGCGCCGGGGTGACGGACCCTGACGTCATCGACCCGGACAACCCTCCGGGAGAGCCGCGCATCTCCACGTACCACGCCTTCGCGGGACAGCTGCTCGCCGACCACGGCCTGCGCATCGGACTCGAGCCGACCGCCCGGCTCCTCGCCGACGCCACCCGGTACCAGCTCGCCGCCCGTGTGCTGCGGGAGGCCCCTGGCCCGTATCCGGCGCTCACCCGCTCCTTCCCGTCCCTCGTCAGCGACCTGCTCGCGCTCGACGCGGAGCTCGCCGAGCACCTGGTGCCCCCCGAGCGGCTGGCGGCGTACGACTCCGAGCTGCTCCGCACGCTGGAGGGGGCGCGGCTGAGCAACGCCGACCTCCGCAAGGTCCCGGAGGCCGCGGCCGCCCGCCGCGAACTGCTCGACCTGACGATCCGGTACCGCGCCGCCAAACGGGAGCGCGACCTTCTCGACTTCGGGGACCAGATCGCCCTCTCCGCCGAGCTGGCGCTCACCCGGCCGGAGGTGGGCGCCATCCTGCGGGACGAGTTCCGGGTGGTGCTGCTCGACGAGTACCAGGACACGTCCGTGGCCCAGCGGCTCCTGCTCTCGGGTCTGTTCGGGAAGGGCACGGGCCACCCGGTCACCGCGGTCGGCGACCCCTGCCAGGCGATCTACGGCTGGCGCGG
This genomic interval carries:
- a CDS encoding MGMT family protein; protein product: MGRMDELPEYAERVLEVAELIPPGRVMTYGDVAEWLGEAGPRQVGRVMALYGGGVPWWRVVRSDGVLLPGHELRALERYREEGTPLRGASRAAQGHLPRLDMRRARWDGVGAAHSDEAHI
- a CDS encoding ATP-dependent helicase; translated protein: MSSSSTTGRTPYPQQVRQGVPPRPPGRREGTPGAYRLVRTPPGPVVPPLLDAAQRAVVDHGEGPLLVLAGPGTGKTTTLVEAVAARIAQGVDPSRILVLTFSRKAAVELRDRMALRLGGTRGPQATTFHSFCYALVRANQDADLFSEPLRLLSGPEQDVAVRDLLAGQIGLPGGVRWPDELRACLTTRGFADEVRAVLARSRELGLGPDSLARFAARTGRPDWAAAASFLAEYLDVLDLQGVIDYAELVHRAVLLAEEAPLPSYDAVFVDEYQDTDPAQVRLLRALAGGGRTLVAFGDPDQSIYAFRGADVNGILDFPDAFPRAGGRPADVAVLTTSRRSGDVLLEATRLLTRRMPLTRLPSDKVRAHRELSAAREGGRIEAYTCPTASAELDNVADILRRAHLEEGVPWHEMAVLVRAGGRTIPSIRRALTSAGVPLEVDGDDVALRHEPAVAPLLTALRTVATAASGRAAGAGPGGGLAGPAAEAGAVLPGGTGSAGAEPRAALPGGADSAGANGVAGARAADAVAGAASADGVAGAADADDVVATADVVADAATPSCDGAGETERRAVPAPGVTEAPSGGDAADAAGSPDADEVWIDTETAITLLTSPLGGMDTADLRRLGRALRDEERAGGNPLPPPSDRLLARALAEPERLVAHDPAYARGAQRLGALLRKARELLEGGGTAEEALWLLWDGTPWPGRLERAAFRGGAAGRNADRDLDAVCALFETAARAEERTGGRGALNFIEELEAQDIAADTLSGREARPDAVRLMTAHRSKGLEWSLVVVAGVQEGLWPDLRRRGSLLEADRIGRDGLAEPLTPGALLAEERRLFYVAATRARDRLVVTAVKAPADDGDQPSRFLAELGVEPRDVTGRPRRPLAVAPLVAELRATTVDPAASPALREAAARRLARLAALTDEEGRPLVPAAHPYRWWGLYDATHSAKPLRDRDRPVTLSGSALDQLANSCALQWFLGREVKADAPATAAQGFGNVVHVLADEVASGRTPADLAVLMERLDSVWDALVFDAPWKSQQEKEHARVALERFLRWHVTDRGGRTSAATEHDFDVTLAAGEFEVRIRGSMDRVEKDEQGRAYVVDFKTGKQAPTKDEVARHPQLAVYQIAVREGAVDEVFGGRPEPGGAELVQLRQPAAKKEGGEALPKVQAQEALAGEWVGDLLATAAGRVLDERFTPSTGQHCAHCTFRASCSAQPEGRQIVE
- a CDS encoding lysylphosphatidylglycerol synthase domain-containing protein; translated protein: MKPSKAAGTPGSEPHPETPAPGGETEVAHADRLSGDEPLLAARVHRPSDLMRLLIGILAIAVVLAVAAFAQGTTTGLEQDINKGTGQAPDLLVKIAGLASSIAVLLVPVAFAIERLVKRDGLRIADGVLAAVLAHGVTLATDLWVSKSAPGSLQDALTQQQTSGELTDPVHGYLAPVIAYMTAVGMARRPRWRVVLWMVLMLDAFAMLVAGYTTPFSVLLTVLLGWTVAYGTLYAVGSPNVRPTGQNLLAGLRHVGFRPVTAMRAEDDVPENADQDRGRRYLVSLEDGPPLDVTVVDREQQAQGFFYRVWRRLTLRSITTRRSIQSLRQALEQEALLAYAAIAAGANAPKLIATSELGPDAVMLVYEHSGGRSLDSLSDAEITDDVVRGAWRQVKALQSRRIAHRRLAGDAILVGPGGHVILTDLRGGEIAAGDMVLRMDIAQLLTTLGLRVGAGRAVTAAVDVLGPDKVADCLPLLQPIALSRSTRATLRQQARERAHREREAVLEASESAKRARTGEPAADDRKAARKVERAEKQADKRAMDEAMEEVREEDLLSQIRRQVLLIRPQAPVEPVRLERIRPRTLVSFIAGAVAAYFLLSQIAGIDFGTVFANAHWGWVAAAALFSALSYFAAAMSLLGFVPERVGFLRTVMAQVAGSFVKIVAPAAVGGVALNTRFLQRSGVRPGLAVASVGASQLFGLGAHILLLLSFGYLTGTEKTASLTPSRTVIAGLLTVAVLVLVVTAIPFLRKFVSTRLRSLFAGVVPRMLDVLQRPLKLLTGIGGMLLLTAVFVLCLDASVRAFDGGNQPVSYASIAVVFLAGNALGSAAPTPGGVGAVEGALLGGLVLVGVPKEVAAPAVLLYRTMTLWLPVMPGWFAFTHLTRKGSL
- a CDS encoding alpha/beta hydrolase, with protein sequence MPKFSTAARTAAAATVTAVLLAAAGCSDGGNGDEDRPQDLAAQQLEWRPCPAPSEAQGGGPSPSPLPGGTGWECSFMDVPLDYGKPDGETIELALIRAPARDQENRIGSLVFNFGGPGASGVHTLPSLATEYDDLRGRYDLVSFDPRGVGRSVPVECLDDRELDQLATEDPTPDDPAEEKEFLEGIERFTDACEENSGDELPYVGTINAARDLDLMRQVLGDERLYYFGISYGTELGGVYAHLYPKNVGRAVFDAVVDPTLTTVQGALGQVRGFQLALTNFAEDCLDRGDDCRLPGSSVQEIEDWIIGFLARLDKKPIQGIGERMLTEGQAANGIIQALYSQEYWKLLEQALDEADGGNGGLLMAFSDALNGRSENGTYSNMQAAGTAIGCVDTKARYTVDEAEAMVPEFRKASPVFGEYLAWGQASCTDWPVPGTWVHPDVSAPGAAPIVLVGNTGDPATPYKGTQAMARALGEGVAVTVTYEGEGHGSYSSSACVRKAVNTYLLDGRPPSDGTVCR